The DNA region GCGTCCTACCTGCTGATCGGATTCTGGGCGCACAAACCGAGCGCGGCGACCGCGGCGAAGAAGGCGTTCGTGGTCAACCGGGTCGGCGACGTCGGCCTGGTGATCGCGATGATGGTGATGTTCGCCAACTTCGGAACCCTGTCCTACGCCGGAGTTTTCACCGCCGCCCCCGAGGCCTCCCCGGGCGCGCTGACCGCGATCGGGCTGCTGCTGCTGCTCGCGGCGTGCGCCAAGAGCGCGCAGGTGCCGCTGCAGTCCTGGCTCGGTGACGCGATGGAGGGCCCCACCCCGGTGTCGGCGCTCATCCACGCGGCGACCATGGTCACCGCGGGCGTGTACCTGATTGTCCGCGCGGGCCCGGTGTTCAACCTGGCCCCGCACGCGCAGACCGCGGTGGTGACCGTCGGCGCGGTCACGTTGCTGTTCGGCGCGATCATCGGCTGCGCCAAGGACGACATCAAGAAGGCGCTGGCGGCGTCCACCATGAGCCAGATCGGTTACATGGTGCTCGCCGCCGGCCTCGGACCGGTCGGCTACGCGGTGGCCATCATGCATCTGCTGACACACGGCTTCTTCAAGGCCGGCCTGTTCCTCGGCGCCGGATCGGTCATGCACGGCATGAACGACGAGACCGACATCCGTCGCTTCGGCGGGCTGCGCGCGCTGATGCCGATCACGTTCGTCACCTTCGGACTGGGCTACCTGGCGATCATCGGGGTGCCCCCGTTCGCCGGCTTCTTCTCCAAGGACGCGATCATCGAAACCGCGTTCGCGGCAGGCGGTCTACGCGGCTGGCTGCTCGGCGGAGCGGCCCTGCTCGGCGCCGGGATCACCGCGTTCTACATGACCCGGGTGATGCTGTTGACGTTCTTCGGCCGGCGCCGGTGGGCACCCGATACCCACCCGCACGAATCGCCGCCGAGCATGACGCTGCCCATGGTGGTGTTGGCATTCGGTTCGGTCAGCGCCGGGGCTCTGCTGGCTCTCGGCGGCCGACTCGTGCACTGGCTCGAGCCCGTGGTCAACCCGACCGGAATCCACGCCCACCATGTCGTTCCGGTGTGGGTGATGTCGACGATCACGCTGTCGGTGGTCGCCGTCGGCGTCCTCGTCGCCTACCGGGCCTATGGCCGGCGCGCGGTTCCGGAGACCGCCCCCGCCGACGTCTCGGCGCTGACCCGCGCGGCGCGCCGCGATCTCTACGGCGATGCGTTCAACGAGGGCGTGTTCATGCGGCCCGGCCAGCTGCTCACCCGCGACCTGGTGC from Mycolicibacterium sp. MU0053 includes:
- the nuoL gene encoding NADH-quinone oxidoreductase subunit L, which translates into the protein MLWPLIALPLAGAAVLLLGGRRTNSWGHLLGCATVIASFAWAAVVFAELLARDATDRVVGERLFSWVPVAELRVDFGLQLDALSVCFVLLITGVGALIHLYSIGYMAGDAARRRFFGYLNLFVAAMLLLVLADNFLGLYVGWEGVGLASYLLIGFWAHKPSAATAAKKAFVVNRVGDVGLVIAMMVMFANFGTLSYAGVFTAAPEASPGALTAIGLLLLLAACAKSAQVPLQSWLGDAMEGPTPVSALIHAATMVTAGVYLIVRAGPVFNLAPHAQTAVVTVGAVTLLFGAIIGCAKDDIKKALAASTMSQIGYMVLAAGLGPVGYAVAIMHLLTHGFFKAGLFLGAGSVMHGMNDETDIRRFGGLRALMPITFVTFGLGYLAIIGVPPFAGFFSKDAIIETAFAAGGLRGWLLGGAALLGAGITAFYMTRVMLLTFFGRRRWAPDTHPHESPPSMTLPMVVLAFGSVSAGALLALGGRLVHWLEPVVNPTGIHAHHVVPVWVMSTITLSVVAVGVLVAYRAYGRRAVPETAPADVSALTRAARRDLYGDAFNEGVFMRPGQLLTRDLVRVDEVVIDGVGSGLATMVSRSSDALRRVQTGFARSYALTILAGATLMVAAVLLTGVWR